A genome region from Flavobacterium sp. includes the following:
- a CDS encoding four helix bundle protein yields MRDFKKYDIWQLSHSFTLEIYKLTSYFPKEELYGLTSQIRRASSSIPTNISEGCGRNSDKEFNQFLNIALGSANETEYLLILAKDLQYLNKEIAENQIEKINSIKSKIYKLKQVLIQQ; encoded by the coding sequence ATGAGAGATTTTAAAAAATATGATATTTGGCAGCTAAGTCATTCTTTTACTTTAGAAATCTATAAATTGACTTCTTATTTTCCAAAAGAAGAACTTTATGGACTAACAAGTCAAATAAGAAGGGCATCATCTTCAATTCCAACTAATATTAGTGAAGGATGCGGAAGAAATAGCGACAAAGAATTTAATCAATTTCTCAACATTGCTTTGGGTTCTGCCAATGAAACAGAATACCTTTTGATTTTAGCTAAAGATCTACAATATCTAAATAAAGAAATTGCAGAAAATCAAATAGAAAAAATCAACAGCATAAAAAGCAAAATTTATAAATTAAAACAAGTGCTTATACAGCAATAG
- a CDS encoding co-chaperone GroES, with translation MALNIKPLSDRVLIEPVAAETKTASGIFIPDTAKEKPQKGTVVAVGNGTKDHTMTVKVGDTVLYGKYAGTELKLEGTDYLIMREDDILAII, from the coding sequence ATGGCTTTAAACATTAAACCGCTTTCTGACCGCGTACTTATTGAGCCTGTAGCAGCTGAAACGAAAACTGCTTCAGGAATTTTTATTCCGGATACTGCCAAAGAAAAACCACAAAAAGGAACTGTAGTTGCAGTAGGAAACGGAACTAAAGATCATACTATGACTGTAAAAGTTGGCGATACTGTTCTTTACGGAAAATATGCAGGTACTGAGCTAAAATTAGAAGGCACTGATTATTTAATCATGCGCGAGGATGATATTTTAGCGATTATCTAA
- the secG gene encoding preprotein translocase subunit SecG: MSTFTIFLVLITIVCFLLIVVIMVQNPKGGGLSSTISGTQMLGGVQKTTDFLDKSTWTLATILISLILLSSLSFTGALGDKTSKIIDKTEAPATTPVAPAQQTPAPAAPAAK; this comes from the coding sequence ATGAGCACATTTACAATTTTCTTAGTTTTAATCACAATAGTTTGCTTTCTATTGATCGTAGTGATTATGGTACAAAACCCTAAAGGAGGCGGATTATCTTCTACTATCAGTGGAACTCAAATGTTAGGTGGTGTACAAAAAACAACTGACTTTTTAGACAAAAGTACTTGGACACTAGCTACTATTTTGATTTCTTTAATTTTACTTTCTAGCTTAAGCTTCACTGGAGCTTTAGGTGATAAAACTTCTAAAATTATCGATAAAACAGAAGCGCCTGCAACTACACCTGTTGCGCCAGCTCAACAAACTCCTGCTCCGGCAGCACCAGCAGCAAAATAA